A region of Toxorhynchites rutilus septentrionalis strain SRP chromosome 1, ASM2978413v1, whole genome shotgun sequence DNA encodes the following proteins:
- the LOC129778387 gene encoding uncharacterized protein K02A2.6-like has product MMEDSRPVPPFRCNQIETGKLAKEWRSWKESLECYFAAYGVMDQQVMKAKLLHLGGPALQTVFKNLKDRDHMPVVSLVPKWYDAAVDKLDEFFEPRHQTTSERRKLRQLKQKSGERFADFIIRLKQQVSECGFERYGGEIEEILTDIFLTDAVVEGCNSNEVRRRILLKDLPFAEIEALGISLEGVDHQIEEMNEPPQKICRVGPSKERFAINRGTSAKSNPARNKACYNCGRADHLAASKLCPARGKQCRNCQIYGHFERLCRKQKQHTAPVQGSNQVRAVEDEKQIPNVGSNAKEEDEQDKVYYAFYSGNESNVLTCGIGGVDVDMLIDSGADANLISNVAWSKLKEERVKLISSTKGSTRILKAYGNNDPLKILGTFVAELKVGEKTMQAEFLVVEGGQRCLLGDTTAKSLGILKVGLNINQVDDAPLPFSTIKDVKAFIHMDPNMVPVFQPIRRLPLPLEAAVNKKLDELLRRDIIEPKKGPTTWVSPLVVVGKANGEVRLCLDLRRVNEAVLREHHPMPVVDDHIARLGRGTIWSKLDIKEAFLQIELDDESKDVTTFITGRGLFRFKRMPFGLVTAPELFQKAMDEILAGCEGVAWYLDDVIIEGKNMEEHDARLSEVMFRLKSRNVALNWEKCQFRVTELDFLGHRISSKGIRPSATKMRALLSFREPQNEQELRSFLGLANYMNKFIPNLATIDQPLRKLLAKDVKFEWSKEQGDSFNEIKSALSNVQNLGFYRLEDRTAVIVDASPYGLGALLVQFNRHNEHRVVSFASKSLTETERRYCQTEKEALAIVWAVERFQFYLLGRSFDIMTDCKALAFLFAIRSKPCARIERWVLRLQTFDYRVIHIAGKENVADSFSRLAVQTPRPFDVNEEIMIQEVTMSALSSTALTWKEIQDASVSDPEIKSVLDSLLKDPDNLPIEYRVVTNELCQFEDVLLRGDRIVVPRSLRNRVLSAAHDGHPGITMMKNHLRSNVWWPKMDADVENYVKGCRGCTLVAAPDPPETMSRSQLPSYPWHTLAVDFLGPLPDGQSLFVVIDYYSRFIEVCEMESTTANDVIRELAIMFGRFGIPSFIRADNAPQFSAECTELKEFCESTGFKIVNTIPYWPQSNGEVERQNRSILKRLRIAQELGLDWRKELRDYILTYHSTKHPSTGKPPGELMFGRRIKSKVPSIMIFNEDGAVRERDAVVKQKGKEYGDGKRKAKSSKIKEGDTVLAKRMRKSNKLDTNFSNEEYIVQSKVGSDTIIKSTSSGKEYRRNSAHLKKVLVSVEHKDLEDPQDGSVSEPQVRDDDPIDPSSAGVHMKRIRKAPSKYDDYIAH; this is encoded by the exons atg ATGGAAGATTCACGTCCGGTGCCACCGTTCAGGTGCAACCAGATCGAGACAGGCAAGTTGGCCAAGGAATGGAGATCTTGGAAGGAATCTCTGGAGTGTTACTTTGCGGCATACGGAGTAATGGATCAGCAGGTAATGAAGGCGAAGCTACTGCATCTGGGTGGACCAGCGCTTCAAACCGTGTTCAAGAACCTGAAGGATCGTGACCATATGCCAGTTGTTTCCCTTGTTCCAAAATGGTACGATGCAGCGGTCGATAAATTGGATGAGTTTTTTGAGCCTCGGCACCAAACTACATCAGAACGTCGCAAGCTACGCCAGCTCAAACAGAAATCCGGAGAGAGATTTGCTGACTTCATAATCCGATTGAAGCAACAAGTTTCGGAATGCGGTTTTGAGCGTTACGGAGGCGAAATTGAAGAAATCCTAACGGATATTTTCCTCACCGATGCGGTGGTAGAGGGATGCAATTCGAACGAGGTTAGAAGAAGGATTTTGCTCAAAGACTTGCCATTCGCCGAGATTGAAGCTCTGGGAATATCATTGGAAGGTGTGGACCATCAAATCGAGGAAATGAACGAGCCACCGCAAAAGATTTGTCGAGTGGGTCCGTCGAAGGAACGATTTGCGATCAACAGAGGTACATCGGCAAAGTCCAATCCGGCGCGGAATAAAGCGTGCTACAACTGTGGCAGGGCAGATCATCTGGCCGCTTCGAAGTTGTGCCCAGCTCGTGGCAAACAGTGTAGAAATTGTCAAATTTATGGCCACTTCGAACGTCTGTGCCGTAAGCAGAAACAGCATACTGCGCCTGTTCAGGGCAGTAACCAAGTTCGGGCGGTTGAGGATGAAAAGCAGATTCCTAATGTTGGAAGCAACGCCAAGGAGGAAGATGAGCAGGACAAGGTATACTATGCTTTTTATTCCGGCAATGAGAGCAATGTTCTGACGTGCGGCATCGGTGGCGTTGATGTGGACATGCTTATTGACTCCGGCGCCGACGCAAATTTGATCAGCAATGTTGCCTGGTCGAAACTGAAAGAGGAACGCGTAAAATTGATTTCATCCACGAAAGGAAGCACCAGGATTCTCAAGGCCTACGGAAATAACGATCCGTTGAAGATTTTGGGGACGTTTGTAGCGGAGTTAAAGGTTGGCGAGAAAACAATGCAGGCTGAATTTCTAGTCGTCGAGGGTGGACAGCGTTGCCTCCTCGGTGACACTACGGCAAAGAGCTTGGGAATCCTTAAAGTTGGATTGAATATTAATCAGGTCGACGATGCACCATTGCCTTTCTCGACTATTAAGGATGTCAAAGCGTTCATTCACATGGATCCGAACATGGTTCCTGTGTTTCAACCTATACGCCGCTTACCTTTGCCTTTGGAAGCAGCTGTCAACAAGAAGTTGGATGAGCTACTTCGACGTGACATTATTGAGCCGAAAAAAGGGCCTACCACCTGGGTATCCCCACTCGTCGTTGTAGGAAAGGCAAACGGTGAGGTGCGGTTGTGCTTGGACCTTCGCCGTGTGAACGAGGCGGTTCTCAGGGAGCATCATCCTATGCCGGTGGTTGATGATCACATTGCGCGCCTAGGTAGAGGCACAATCTGGAGTAAACTGGACATAAAGGAGGCCTTCTTGCAAATCGAGCTCGACGACGAATCTAAGGACGTGACCACCTTCATCACGGGACGAGGACTGTTCCGTTTCAAACGGATGCCCTTCGGTTTGGTGACTGCACCAGAGCTCTTCCAAAAGGCTATGGATGAGATTCTAGCCGGGTGTGAGGGTGTAGCCTGGTACCTCGATGACGTCATCATCGAAGGGAAAAATATGGAGGAGCATGACGCACGGCTCAGTGAG GTGATGTTTCGTTTGAAAAGTCGAAATGTGGCACTCAACTGGGAAAAATGCCAGTTTCGTGTTACCGAGCTAGACTTCCTGGGACACAGAATTTCTAGTAAAGGGATCCGGCCATCTGCCACGAAGATGCGAGCTTTGCTATCTTTTCGTGAACCTCAAAATGAACAAGAGCTCCGCAGTTTCCTTGGCTTAGCCAACTACATGAATAAGTTCATACCGAATTTGGCAACCATAGATCAGCCTCTACGAAAGTTGTTAGCAAAGGATGTCAAATTTGAATGGTCAAAAGAACAGGGTGATTCTTTCAACGAGATTAAATCGGCTTTAAGTAATGTCCAAAATCTGGGATTCTACAGATTAGAAGATAGAACGGCCGTCATTGTTGATGCAAGTCCGTATGGGTTAGGGGCACTGCTAGTTCAGTTCAATCGACATAATGAGCATCGCGTAGTAAGTTTCGCTTCCAAATCGTTGACCGAAACTGAGCGTAGATACTGCCAGACTGAAAAAGAGGCGCTGGCTATTGTCTGGGCAGTAGAgcgttttcagttttatttgCTAGGGAGATCGTTCGATATTATGACTGATTGCAAAGCATTGGCGTTTTTGTTTGCAATCCGTTCCAAGCCGTGCGCACGAATCGAACGCTGGGTATTAAGGCTACAAACATTTGACTACAGGGTGATACATATCGCGGGCAAAGAAAACGTCGCTGATTCCTTTTCCCGCCTGGCGGTACAAACTCCCAGACCATTCGACGTTAACGAAGAGATAATGATTCAAGAAGTAACTATGTCAGCTCTTTCTTCTACAGCCCTTACGTGGAAAGAAATCCAAGATGCATCAGTATCGGACCCTGAAATCAAAAGCGTCTTGGATTCTCTACTCAAGGACCCAGATAACTTGCCTATTGAATACCGGGTGGTGACAAATGAGCTGTGCCAGTTTGAAGATGTTTTGCTCAGAGGGGATCGGATTGTTGTTCCGAGATCTCTAAGGAATAGAGTGTTGTCTGCCGCCCATGATGGTCACCCGGGAATAACGATGATGAAGAATCATTTAAGGTCAAATGTTTGGTGGCCGAAAATGGATGCAGATGTTGAGAACTACGTAAAAGGCTGTAGAGGATGCACTCTTGTGGCAGCACCAGATCCACCGGAAACTATGTCGCGCAGTCAACTTCCGTCATATCCTTGGCACACACTGGCGGTAGATTTTCTTGGTCCATTGCCGGATGGACAAAGTCTGTTCGTAGTGATTGACTATTATTCTAGATTTATCGAGGTTTGCGAGATGGAGTCCACCACAGCAAACGATGTGATTAGAGAACTGGCTATTATGTTCGGAAGGTTCGGCATCCCATCGTTTATTAGGGCAGATAATGCTCCTCAGTTTAGTGCTGAGTGCACAGAGTTAAAAGAGTTTTGTGAGTCAACTGGATTCAAAATTGTGAATACAATCCCTTACTGGCCCCAGTCGAACGGAGAGGTAGAGCGGCAGAATAGATCAATTCTGAAACGACTCCGTATCGCACAGGAGTTGGGTCTGGATTGGAGAAAGGAATTGCGTGATTACATATTGACGTATCATTCGACGAAGCATCCATCTACAGGGAAACCACCGGGAGAACTTATGTTTGGAAGGCGCATCAAAAGCAAGGTACCATCGATCATGATCTTCAACGAGGATGGCGCAGTACGTGAGCGTGATGCAGTGGTAAAACAAAAAGGAAAGGAATATGGAGATGGTAAGCGAAAGGCCAAAAGCTCCAAAATTAAGGAGGGTGATACGGTACTGGCGAAACGTATGCGGAAGAGTAATAAGCTGGATACTAACTTCAGT